The genome window ACATGGAAACGAACGCGCATATGGGCAAGATCGTGCTGACGGTGTAGCGGCGGCCCGCGAGACGCCTCCGTTCGGCCAAAAGCCTTGCACCGCGAGCGCGTTTCGCCTATGTTTTTGTCAGCTCAATAAATCAGACTCTGAAGAAGAGTGGGCCGGCCGGTCCGCTCTTTTTCTTTATCTGGCGCATCGATAGCGCCGCGAACCGGACTTCATGGAAGAAGAAAACAACACGGCACCGACAGAACAAGCGGCACCTTCCGCACCGACAGAGCGCTTCACGCGCGAATTCGGCGCGGCGGCGGACCTCGCCGCCCTTATCGAGCCGGTGCTGGAAGACATGGGTTTTCGCCTCGTGCGCGTGACGATGTCGAAGCGCGACGGCGCCACGATCCAGATCATGGCCGACAAGGCGGACGGCGCGATCAATGTCGACGACTGCGCGCAGATCTCGCGCCGGATTTCGCCGCTGCTGGACGCGCACGATCCCATCAAGGACCGCTATTATCTTGAAGTTTCGTCGCCCGGCATCGACCGTATTCTCGTGCGCCCGTCCGATTTCGAGGACTGGGCCGGCTTCGAGACGAAGGTGGAACTGAAGGAGCTGATCGACGGTCGCAAGCGTTTTCGTGGCATCCTCGAAGGCTATGAAAACGGCGAGATGCTGCTTCAGGTGCAGCTCGACGAAAAGGGCGAGCCGCAAACCATCGGCCTACCGGTGGACCTCATTCACGACGCGAAGCTTGTGCTGACGGACGAACTGATCCGCGCCTCGCTCGCAAAAGCGAAAGCCGCTGGCAAGAACTGGGCCGAAGGCGGCGAAATTGAAGACGAACAGATCGAAGACGCGGAGTTGAACGATGGCGCAATCCGGAATTAGTGCGAACCGGCTGGAACTGTTGCAGATCGCGGACGCGGTCGCGCGCGAGAAGTCGATCGACCGCACGCTCGTGCTTTCCGCCATGGAAGACGCGATCCAGAAGGCCGCGAAGTCGCGCTACGGCAGCGAAAACGAGATCCGCGCCGAGATCGATCCGCGCACCGGCGAGATCCGCCTGTCGCGCCTTCTCGAAGTGGTGGAGCGCGTTACGCTCGACGCGACCGAGATCAGCCTCAAGGATGCGATGAAGCGCAACCCGGAAGCCGAGGTGGGTGATTTCATCGCAGAGCCACTGCCGCCTCTCGACTTCGGCCGCGTGGCGGCGCAGAACGCCAAGCAGGTCATCGTGCAAAAGGTGCGCGAAGCCGAGCGCGAGCGTCAGTTCGAGGAATACAAGGATCGCATGAGCGAGATCGTCAGCGGCGTCGTGAAACGTGCGGAGTATGGCAACGTCATGATCGACCTTGGCCGCGCCGAGGCGATCATCCGACGTGACGAAACGCTGCCGCGCGAAAATTACAAGCTCGGCGACCGCGTGCGCGCCTATGTTTATGACGTCCGCCGCGAAAACCGCGGTCCGCAGATCTTCCTGTCCCGCACGCGCCCCGAATTCATGGCGAAGCTGTTCGCGCAGGAAGTGCCGGAAATCTACGACGGCATTGTCGAAATCAAGTCCGTGGCGCGTGATCCGGGCAGTCGCGCGAAGATCGCGGTCGTCTCGAAGGAAACGAGCGTCGATCCGGTTGGCGCCTGCGTCGGCATGCGCGGCAGTCGCGTGCAGGCCGTCGTGAACGAGCTTCAGGGCGAAAAGATCGATATCATTCAGTGGTCGGGCGATCCCGCGACGTTCATCGTGAATGCGCTTGCGCCTGCCGAAGTGGCGAAGGTCGTGCTCGACGAGGAGTCGGAGCGCATAGAAGTCGTGGTGCCGGACGAGCAGTTGAGCCTCGCCATCGGCCGTAAGGGCCAGAATGTTCGCCTCGCCTCGCAGCTTACGGGCTGGGACATCGACATCCTGACGGAAGCCGAGGAATCGGAGCGCCGTCAGAAGGAATTTGCCGAACGCACGGCCGCCTTCGTCAATGCGCTCGATGTGGACG of Rhodomicrobium vannielii ATCC 17100 contains these proteins:
- the rimP gene encoding ribosome maturation factor RimP is translated as MEEENNTAPTEQAAPSAPTERFTREFGAAADLAALIEPVLEDMGFRLVRVTMSKRDGATIQIMADKADGAINVDDCAQISRRISPLLDAHDPIKDRYYLEVSSPGIDRILVRPSDFEDWAGFETKVELKELIDGRKRFRGILEGYENGEMLLQVQLDEKGEPQTIGLPVDLIHDAKLVLTDELIRASLAKAKAAGKNWAEGGEIEDEQIEDAELNDGAIRN
- the nusA gene encoding transcription termination factor NusA encodes the protein MAQSGISANRLELLQIADAVAREKSIDRTLVLSAMEDAIQKAAKSRYGSENEIRAEIDPRTGEIRLSRLLEVVERVTLDATEISLKDAMKRNPEAEVGDFIAEPLPPLDFGRVAAQNAKQVIVQKVREAERERQFEEYKDRMSEIVSGVVKRAEYGNVMIDLGRAEAIIRRDETLPRENYKLGDRVRAYVYDVRRENRGPQIFLSRTRPEFMAKLFAQEVPEIYDGIVEIKSVARDPGSRAKIAVVSKETSVDPVGACVGMRGSRVQAVVNELQGEKIDIIQWSGDPATFIVNALAPAEVAKVVLDEESERIEVVVPDEQLSLAIGRKGQNVRLASQLTGWDIDILTEAEESERRQKEFAERTAAFVNALDVDEMIAQLLVSEGFASVEELAFVDSHEVAIIEGFDENTALEIQERAREFLERQEAELNEKRRALGVADELAEVPGVTTAMLVAFGENNIKTVEDLADCATDELAGWTERAHGQTKQNPGILQGFDLSKSDIEHLIIAARVKAGWIEAPEEPEEEPAEADSLEDGSALEAHEDEPTEADSHEGAEAEAHDSAEAEAHEEGGEHAQSQEKAL